One genomic window of Methanosarcina acetivorans C2A includes the following:
- the mtbC gene encoding dimethylamine corrinoid protein MtbC, with translation MSKEELLQELAGAVITCKKDAVLAAVEKAKGELDPSEIIEKGLAAGMNEVGVLFERGKLFLPHVMMAADAMTAGVEALKDLMPEGSASSKMGVIVNGTVEGDVHDIGKSIVSTMLQSAGFEVHDIGRDVPIKNFVEKAKEVNADMIGLSALMTTTLPGQRDVIELLKEEGLRENVKVMIGGAPATQAWADKIGADCYAENASEAVAKAKELLA, from the coding sequence ATTAGCAAAGAAGAATTGCTTCAGGAACTTGCAGGCGCTGTAATCACCTGTAAGAAGGATGCGGTACTCGCTGCCGTTGAAAAGGCAAAAGGAGAACTGGATCCCTCCGAAATCATTGAAAAAGGGCTTGCAGCAGGCATGAACGAAGTGGGTGTCCTCTTTGAAAGGGGCAAACTTTTCTTACCCCATGTGATGATGGCTGCTGACGCAATGACTGCCGGAGTTGAAGCCTTAAAGGACCTTATGCCTGAAGGCTCTGCCAGCTCGAAAATGGGCGTTATTGTGAATGGTACTGTGGAAGGCGATGTCCATGACATCGGGAAATCCATCGTATCCACCATGCTCCAGTCCGCTGGTTTTGAAGTGCACGACATCGGCCGTGATGTTCCGATCAAGAACTTTGTCGAAAAAGCAAAGGAAGTCAATGCTGACATGATCGGACTTTCCGCTCTTATGACCACCACCCTCCCGGGCCAGAGAGATGTTATCGAGCTCCTCAAAGAAGAAGGTCTCAGGGAAAATGTAAAGGTCATGATCGGAGGCGCTCCGGCTACCCAGGCCTGGGCTGACAAGATCGGTGCAGATTGTTATGCTGAAAACGCAAGCGAGGCTGTTGCCAAGGCAAAAGAACTGCTGGCATAA